One stretch of Harmonia axyridis chromosome 1, icHarAxyr1.1, whole genome shotgun sequence DNA includes these proteins:
- the LOC123670779 gene encoding balbiani ring protein 3-like, whose protein sequence is MSQAKGACCRKEQVSCKCDDCKCSDSGKCGQSCKCDNCICCSTEKRCCSKGCECGDSCQCSPDMKDCICTNCKCCKSDDACCKKPEDACCKKTDDACCICECTNCICCKSDDASCKKPEDACCKKTEDACCICKCTNCICCKSDDASCKKPEDACCNKTEDACCICKCTNCISCKSDDASCKKPEDACCKKTDDACCICECTNCICCKSDDASCKKPEDACCKKTDDTCCICECTNCIYCRSDGASCKKPEDARCKKTDDACCICECTNCICCKSDDASCKKPEDAFCKKTDDACCICKCTNCISCKSDDDCCKKPKNACCKKTDDACCICECTNCICCKSYDASCKKPENACSKEPDDACCKKTDDACCLCKCTNCISCKSDDASCKKPEDACCKKTDDACCICECTYCICCKSDEACCKKPEDACCKKTEDACCICECTNCICCKSDDASCKKPEDAFCKKTDDACCICKCTNCISCKSDDDCCKKPKNACCKKTDDACCICECTNCICCKSYDASCKKPENACSKEPDDACCKKTDDACCMCKCTNCISCKSDDASCKKPEDACCKKTDDACCICECTYCICCKSDDASCKKPEDARCKKTDDACCICECTNCICCKSDDASCKTPEDACCKKTEDACCICKCTNCISCKSDDASCKKPEDACCKKTDDTCCICECTNCIYCRSDGASCKKPEDARCKKTDDACCICECTNCICCKSDDASCKKPEDACCKKPEDTFCKKTDDACCICKCTNCICCKSDDACCKKPEYACCKKIVDACCICKCTNCISCKSDDASCKKPEDACCKKTDDACCICECTFCLCCKSDDASCKKPEDACCKKTDDACCICKCTNCISCKSDDASCKKPEDACCKKTDDACCICECTYCICCKSDDASCKKSENACCKKTNDACCICDCTNCICCKSDDACCKKPEYACCKKTDDACCICKCTNCICRKSDDASCKKPEDACCKKTDDACCICKCTNCISCKSDDASCKKPEDACCKKTDDACCICECTYCICCKSDDASCKKPEDPCCKKTDDACCICKCTNCISCKSDDASCKKPKDACCKKTDDACCICECTYCICCKSDDASCKKPEDACCKKTDDACCICECTYCICCKSDDASCKKPEDACCKKTDDACCICECTYCICCKSDDASCKKPDDPCCKKTDDACCICKCTNCISCKSDDASCKKPEDACCKKTDEACCICECTYCICCKSDDASCKKPEDACCKKTDDACCICECTYCICCKSDDASCKKPEDPCCKKADDACCICKCTNCISCESDDASCKKPEDPCCKKADDACCICKCTNCISCKSDDASCKKPEDPCCKKADDACCICKCTNCISCKSDDASCKKPEDACCKKTDDTCCICECTNCICCKSDDACCKKPDVACC, encoded by the exons ATGAGTCAAG CTAAAGGAGCCTGCTGCAGGAAGGAGCAAGTCAGCTGCAAATGCGACGATTGCAAATGCTCAGATTCCGGCAAATGCGGCCAAAGTTGCAAATGTGACAACTGCATATGCTGCTCAACCGAGAAGAGGTGTTGCAGCAAGGGTTGTGAGTGCGGAGACAGCTGCCAATGCAGCCCTGATATGAAGGATTGCATATGCACTAATTGCAAATGCTGCAAGTCCGATGACGCTTGCTGCAAAAAACCGGAGGACGCTTGCTGCAAGAAGACTGATGATGCTTGCTGCATTTGCGAATGCACTAATTGCATATGCTGCAAGTCCGATGACGCTTCCTGTAAAAAACCAGAGGACGCTTGCTGCAAGAAGACTGAAGATGCTTGCTGCATTTGCAAATGTACTAATTGCATATGCTGCAAGTCCGATGACGCTTCCTGTAAAAAACCAGAGGACGCTTGCTGCAACAAGACTGAAGATGCTTGCTGCATTTGCAAATGTACTAATTGCATAAGCTGCAAGTCCGATGACGCTTCCTGTAAGAAACCAGAGGATGCTTGCTGCAAGAAGACTGATGATGCTTGCTGTATTTGCGAATGCACTAATTGCATATGCTGCAAGTCCGATGACGCTTCCTGTAAGAAACCAGAGGATGCTTGCTGCAAGAAGACTGATGATACTTGTTGCATTTGCGAATGTACTAATTGCATATACTGCAGGTCCGATGGCGCTTCCTGTAAGAAACCAGAGGACGCTCGCTGCAAGAAGACTGATGATGCTTGCTGCATTTGCGAATGCACTAATTGCATATGCTGCAAGTCCGATGACGCTTCCTGTAAGAAACCAGAGGACGCTTTCTGCAAGAAGACTGATGATGCTTGCTGCATTTGCAAATGCACTAATTGCATAAGCTGCAAGTCCGATGACGATTGCTGCAAGAAACCGAAGAACGCTTGCTGCAAGAAGACTGATGATGCTTGCTGCATTTGCGAATGCACTAATTGCATATGCTGCAAGTCCTATGACGCTTCCTGTAAGAAACCAGAGAACGCTTGCAGCAAGGAACCGGACGATGCTTGCTGCAAGAAGACTGATGATGCTTGCTGCTTGTGCAAATGCACTAATTGCATAAGCTGCAAGTCCGATGACGCTTCCTGTAAGAAACCAGAGGATGCTTGCTGCAAGAAGACTGATGATGCTTGCTGCATTTGCGAATGCACTTATTGCATATGCTGCAAGTCCGATGAAGCTTGCTGCAAGAAACCGGAGGACGCTTGCTGCAAGAAGACTGAAGATGCTTGCTGCATTTGCGAATGCACTAATTGCATATGCTGCAAGTCCGATGACGCTTCCTGTAAGAAACCAGAGGACGCTTTCTGCAAGAAGACTGATGATGCTTGCTGCATTTGCAAATGCACTAATTGCATAAGCTGCAAGTCCGATGACGATTGCTGCAAGAAACCGAAGAACGCTTGCTGCAAGAAGACTGATGATGCTTGCTGCATTTGCGAATGCACTAATTGCATATGCTGCAAGTCCTATGACGCTTCCTGTAAGAAACCAGAGAACGCTTGCAGCAAGGAACCGGACGATGCTTGCTGCAAGAAGACTGATGATGCTTGCTGCATGTGCAAATGCACTAATTGCATAAGCTGCAAGTCCGATGACGCTTCCTGTAAGAAACCAGAGGATGCTTGCTGCAAGAAGACTGATGATGCTTGCTGCATTTGCGAATGCACTTATTGCATATGCTGCAAGTCCGATGACGCTTCCTGTAAGAAACCAGAGGACGCTCGCTGTAAGAAGACTGATGATGCTTGCTGCATTTGCGAATGCACTAATTGCATATGCTGCAAGTCCGATGACGCTTCCTGTAAAACACCAGAGGACGCTTGCTGCAAGAAGACTGAAGATGCTTGCTGCATTTGCAAATGTACTAATTGCATAAGCTGCAAGTCCGATGACGCTTCCTGTAAGAAACCAGAGGATGCTTGCTGCAAGAAGACTGATGATACTTGTTGCATTTGCGAATGTACTAATTGCATATACTGCAGGTCCGATGGCGCTTCCTGTAAGAAACCAGAGGACGCTCGCTGCAAGAAGACTGATGATGCTTGCTGCATTTGCGAATGCACTAATTGCATTTGCTGCAAGTCCGATGACGCTTCCTGTAAGAAACCAGAGGACGCTTGCTGCAAAAAACCGGAGGACACTTTCTGCAAAAAGACTGATGATGCTTGCTGCATTTGCAAATGCACTAATTGCATATGCTGCAAGTCCGATGACGCTTGCTGCAAGAAACCGGAGTATGCTTGCTGCAAGAAGATTGTTGATGCTTGCTGCATTTGCAAATGTACTAATTGCATAAGCTGCAAGTCCGATGACGCTTCCTGTAAGAAACCAGAGGATGCTTGCTGCAAGAAGACTGATGATGCTTGCTGTATTTGCGAATGTACTTTTTGCTTATGCTGCAAGTCCGATGACGCTTCCTGTAAGAAACCAGAGGACGCTTGCTGCAAGAAGACTGATGATGCTTGCTGCATTTGCAAATGTACTAATTGCATAAGCTGCAAGTCCGATGACGCTTCCTGTAAGAAACCAGAGGATGCTTGCTGCAAGAAGACTGATGATGCTTGCTGTATTTGCGAATGCACTTATTGCATATGCTGCAAGTCCGATGACGCTTCCTGTAAGAAATCAGAGAACGCTTGCTGCAAGAAGACAAATGATGCTTGTTGCATTTGCGATTGCACTAATTGCATATGCTGCAAGTCCGATGACGCTTGCTGCAAGAAACCGGAGTATGCTTGCTGCAAGAAGACTGATGATGCTTGCTGCATTTGCAAATGCACTAATTGCATATGCCGTAAGTCCGATGACGCTTCCTGTAAGAAACCAGAGGACGCTTGCTGCAAGAAGACTGATGATGCTTGCTGCATATGCAAATGTACCAATTGCATAAGCTGCAAGTCCGATGACGCTTCCTGTAAGAAACCAGAGGATGCTTGCTGCAAGAAGACTGATGATGCTTGCTGTATTTGCGAATGCACTTATTGCATATGCTGCAAGTCCGATGACGCTTCCTGTAAGAAACCAGAGGACCCTTGCTGCAAGAAGACTGATGATGCTTGCTGCATTTGCAAATGTACTAATTGCATAAGCTGCAAGTCCGATGACGCTTCCTGTAAGAAACCAAAGGATGCTTGCTGCAAGAAGACTGATGATGCTTGCTGTATTTGCGAATGCACTTATTGCATATGCTGCAAGTCCGATGACGCTTCCTGTAAGAAACCAGAGGATGCTTGCTGCAAGAAGACTGATGATGCTTGCTGTATTTGCGAATGCACTTATTGCATATGCTGCAAGTCCGATGACGCTTCCTGTAAGAAACCGGAGGATGCTTGCTGCAAGAAGACTGATGATGCTTGCTGTATTTGCGAATGCACTTATTGCATATGCTGCAAGTCCGATGACGCTTCCTGTAAGAAACCAGATGACCCTTGCTGCAAGAAGACTGATGATGCTTGCTGCATTTGCAAATGTACTAATTGCATAAGCTGCAAGTCCGATGACGCTTCCTGTAAGAAACCAGAGGATGCTTGCTGCAAGAAGACTGATGAGGCTTGCTGTATTTGCGAATGCACTTATTGCATATGCTGCAAGTCCGATGACGCTTCCTGTAAGAAACCGGAGGATGCTTGCTGCAAGAAGACTGATGATGCTTGCTGTATTTGCGAATGCACTTATTGCATATGCTGCAAGTCCGATGACGCTTCCTGTAAGAAACCAGAGGACCCTTGCTGCAAGAAGGCTGATGATGCTTGCTGCATTTGCAAATGTACTAATTGCATAAGCTGCGAGTCCGATGACGCTTCCTGTAAGAAACCAGAGGACCCTTGCTGCAAGAAGGCTGATGATGCTTGCTGCATTTGCAAATGTACTAATTGCATAAGCTGCAAGTCCGATGACGCTTCCTGTAAGAAACCAGAGGACCCTTGCTGCAAGAAGGCTGATGATGCTTGCTGCATTTGCAAATGTACTAATTGCATAAGCTGCAAGTCCGATGACGCTTCCTGTAAGAAACCGGAGGACGCTTGCTGCAAGAAGACTGATGATACTTGCTGCATTTGCGAATGCACTAATTGCATATGCTGCAAGTCCGATGACGCTTGCTGCAAGAAACCGGACGTTGCTTGCTGCTAG